One segment of Anopheles stephensi strain Indian chromosome 3, UCI_ANSTEP_V1.0, whole genome shotgun sequence DNA contains the following:
- the LOC118513204 gene encoding platelet binding protein GspB-like isoform X3 encodes MSFPRTLFALALSTACYLHVAATFICPRYDSARQLSTLHAMPHSPTGYVTCVGRIKIEAHCPEGGVWSDSDKTCVRHRSTDVVERSRRDTAIETVTTCATVCPQVFDPRRLVIVDHAACTKYNLCVLGLMLSVSCPNDLRFNQERCECDFKENVYCEGEDPATTTIDYGSTTTEVSTTEEYTTEVTASESTTEESTTEESTTEVTASESTTEESTTEESTTEESTTEVTASESTTEESTTEESTNEASTTEVTASESTTEESTTEESTTEVTASESTTEESTTEESTTEVTASESKTEESTTGESTTEESTTEVTTSEPTTEESTTEESTTEVTASESTTEESTTEVTASESTTEESTTEESTTEESTTEGTASESTTEESTTEESTTEESTTEVTASESTTEESTTEESTTEVTASDSTTEESTTEESTTEESTTEVTASDSTTEESTTEESTTEESTTEGTASESTTEESTTEESTTEESTTEVTASESTTEESTTEESTTEVTASESTTEESTTEESTTEVTTSEPTTEESTTEESTTEESTTEVTASESTTEESTTEESTTEESTTEVTASESTTEESTTEESTNEASTTEVTASESTTEESTTEESTTEVTTSEPTTEESTTEESTTEESTTEVTASESTTEESTTEESTNEASTTEVTASESTTEESTTEESTTEVTTSEPTTEESTTEESTTEESTTEVTASESTTEESTTEESTTEESTTEVTASESTTEESTTEESTNEASTTEVTASESTTEESTTEESTTEVTTSEPTTEEATSEESTTEESTTEVTASESTTEESTTEESTTEVTASDSTTEESTTEESTNEASTTEVTASESTTEESTTEESTTEVTTSEPTTEESTTEESTTEESTTEVTASESTTEESTTEESTTEESTTEVTASESTTEESTTEESTTEESTTEVTASESTTEESTTEESTTEVTTSEPTTEEATSEESTTEESTTEVTASESTTEESTTEESTTEVTASESKTEESTTGESTTEESTTEVTTSEPTTEESTTEESTTEVTASESTTEESTTEVTASESTTEESTTEESTTEESTTEGTASESTTEESTTEESTTEESTTEVTASESTTEESTTEESTTEVTASESKTEESTTGESTTEESTTEVTTSEPTTEESTTEESTTEVTASESTTEESTTEVTASESTTEESTTEESTTEESTTEGTASESTTEESTTEESTTEESTTEVTASESTTEESTTEESTTEVTASDSTTEESTTEESTTEESTTEVTASDSTTEESTTEESTTEESTTEGTASESTTEESTTEESTTEESTTEVTASESTTEESTTEESTTEVTASESTTEESTTEESTTEVTASESTTEESTTEESTTEVTASESTTEESTTEESTTEESTTEVTASDSTTEESTTEESTTEESTTEGTASESTTEESTTEESTTEEPTTEVTAAESTTERSESSTQSDTTTESITLSTIEVTAEGMTLSTTLAPETTTLSQVTSSTEKPPVTGSQIVTEISKAFEKISSIFETLAKIFASSIKKN; translated from the exons ATGAGTTTCCCACGGACATTGTTCGCGTTAGCGTTGAGCACTGCATGCTATCTGCATGTAGCTGCCACTTTCATCTGCCCAAGGTATGACAGTGCCAGACAGTTGTCTACGCTGCATGCAATGCCTCACAGTCCGACGGGTTATGTGACCTGTGTTGGGAGAATCAAAATTGAAGCACATTGTCCTGAGGGTGGTGTGTGGAGCGATAGTGATAAAACCTGCGTCCGACATCGCTCAACGGACGTTGTTGAACGATCGAGACGAGACACTGCAATAGAGACAGTGACCACCTGTGCCACAGTTTGTCCGCAAGTGTTTGATCCACGCAGGCTTGTGATAGTGGATCATGCTGCGTGTACGAAGTATAATCTGTGCGTGCTTGGGCTGATGTTGTCAGTGTCGTGTCCGAACGACTTGCGTTTCAATCAGGAACGATGTGAGTGTGATTTTAAGGAGAATGTGTACTGTGAAGGTGAAGATCCAGCGACCACAACAATCGATTACGGTTCGACGACAACAGAGGTGAGCACAACGGAAGAATACACTACTGAGGTTACTGCATCCGAGTCGACAACGGAAGAGTCGACGACAGAAGAATCCACTACTGAGGTGACAGCATCCGAGTCGACAACGGAGGAGTCCACAACGGAAGAGTCTACGACTGAAGAATCAACTACTGAGGTGACAGCATCCGAGTCAACAACGGAGGAGTCCACAACAGAAGAGTCTACGAATGAAGCATCCACTACTGAGGTGACAGCTTCCGAGTCAACAACGGAAGAGTCGACGACTGAAGAATCCACAACTGAG GTGACAGCTTCCGAGTCAACAACGGAAGAGTCGACGACAGAGGAATCCACCACTGAGGTCACTGCATCCGAGTCAAAAACGGAGGAGTCCACAACGGGAGAGTCGACGACTGAGGAATCCACAACTGAGGTTACTACATCCGAGCCAACAACGGAAGAGTCGACGACAGAGGAATCCACAACTGAGGTTACAGCATCCGAGTCGACAACGGAAGAATCTACTACTGAGGTAACAGCATCCGAGTCCACGACGGAAGAGTCCACAACGGAAGAGTCTACGACTGAAGAATCCACTACTGAGGGGACAGCATCCGAGTCAACAACAGAGGAGTCCACAACGGAAGAGTCTACGACTGAAGAATCAACTACTGAGGTGACAGCTTCCGAGTCGACAACGGAAGAGTCTACGACTGAAGAATCCACTACTGAGGTAACAGCATCCGATTCGACAACGGAGGAGTCCACAACGGAAGAGTCTACGACTGAAGAATCCACTACTGAGGTAACAGCATCCGATTCGACCACGGAGGAGTCCACAACGGAAGAGTCTACGACTGAAGAATCCACTACTGAGGGGACAGCATCCGAGTCAACAACAGAGGAGTCCACAACGGAAGAGTCTACGACTGAAGAATCCACTACTGAGGTAACAGCATCCGAGTCGACAACGGAAGAGTCTACGACTGAAGAATCCACTACTGAG GTGACAGCTTCCGAGTCAACAACGGAAGAGTCGACGACTGAAGAATCCACAACTGAGGTTACTACATCCGAGCCAACAACGGAAGAGTCCACAACGGAAGAGTCTACGACTGAAGAATCAACTACTGAGGTGACAGCATCCGAGTCAACAACGGAGGAGTCCACAACGGAAGAGTCTACGACTGAAGAATCAACTACTGAGGTGACAGCATCCGAGTCAACAACGGAGGAGTCCACAACGGAAGAGTCTACGAATGAAGCATCCACTACTGAGGTGACAGCTTCCGAGTCAACAACGGAAGAGTCGACGACTGAAGAATCCACAACTGAGGTTACTACATCCGAGCCAACAACGGAAGAGTCCACAACGGAAGAGTCTACGACTGAAGAATCAACTACTGAG GTAACAGCATCCGAGTCAACAACGGAGGAGTCCACAACAGAAGAGTCTACGAATGAAGCATCCACTACTGAGGTGACAGCTTCCGAGTCAACAACGGAAGAGTCGACGACTGAAGAATCCACAACTGAGGTTACTACATCCGAGCCAACAACGGAAGAGTCCACAACGGAAGAGTCTACGACTGAAGAATCAACTACTGAGGTGACAGCATCCGAGTCAACAACGGAGGAGTCCACAACGGAAGAGTCTACGACTGAAGAATCAACTACTGAGGTGACAGCATCCGAGTCAACAACGGAGGAGTCCACAACAGAAGAGTCTACGAATGAAGCATCCACTACTGAGGTGACAGCTTCCGAGTCAACAACGGAAGAGTCGACGACTGAAGAATCCACAACTGAGGTTACTACATCCGAGCCAACAACGGAAGAAGCCACTTCTGAAGAGTCTACGACTGAAGAATCCACTACTGAGGTGACAGCTTCCGAGTCAACAACGGAAGAGTCGACGACAGAGGAATCCACCACTGAGGTCACTGCATCCGATTCGACCACGGAGGAGTCCACAACAGAAGAGTCTACGAATGAAGCATCCACTACTGAGGTGACAGCTTCCGAGTCAACAACGGAAGAGTCGACGACTGAAGAATCCACAACTGAGGTTACTACATCCGAGCCAACAACGGAAGAGTCCACAACGGAAGAGTCTACGACTGAAGAATCAACTACTGAGGTGACAGCATCCGAGTCAACAACGGAGGAGTCCACAACGGAAGAGTCTACGACTGAAGAATCAACTACTGAGGTGACAGCATCCGAGTCAACAACGGAGGAGTCCACAACGGAAGAGTCTACGACTGAAGAATCAACTACTGAGGTGACAGCTTCCGAGTCAACAACGGAAGAGTCGACGACTGAAGAATCCACAACTGAGGTTACTACATCCGAGCCAACAACGGAAGAAGCCACTTCTGAAGAGTCTACGACTGAAGAATCCACTACTGAGGTGACAGCTTCCGAGTCAACAACGGAAGAGTCGACGACAGAGGAATCCACCACTGAGGTCACTGCATCCGAGTCAAAAACGGAGGAGTCCACAACGGGAGAGTCGACGACTGAGGAATCCACAACTGAGGTTACTACATCCGAGCCAACAACGGAAGAGTCGACGACAGAGGAATCCACAACTGAGGTTACAGCATCCGAGTCGACAACGGAAGAATCTACTACTGAGGTAACAGCATCCGAGTCCACGACGGAAGAGTCCACAACGGAAGAGTCTACGACTGAAGAATCCACTACTGAGGGGACAGCATCCGAGTCAACAACAGAGGAGTCCACAACGGAAGAGTCTACGACTGAAGAATCAACTACTGAG GTGACAGCTTCCGAGTCAACAACGGAAGAGTCGACGACAGAGGAATCCACCACTGAGGTCACTGCATCCGAGTCAAAAACGGAGGAGTCCACAACGGGAGAGTCGACGACTGAGGAATCCACAACTGAGGTTACTACATCCGAGCCAACAACGGAAGAGTCGACGACAGAGGAATCCACAACTGAGGTTACAGCATCCGAGTCGACAACGGAAGAATCTACTACTGAGGTAACAGCATCCGAGTCCACGACGGAAGAGTCCACAACGGAAGAGTCTACGACTGAAGAATCCACTACTGAGGGGACAGCATCCGAGTCAACAACAGAGGAGTCCACAACGGAAGAGTCTACGACTGAAGAATCCACTACTGAGGTGACAGCTTCCGAGTCGACAACGGAAGAGTCTACGACTGAAGAATCCACTACTGAGGTAACAGCATCCGATTCGACAACGGAGGAGTCCACAACGGAAGAGTCTACGACTGAAGAATCCACTACTGAGGTAACAGCATCCGATTCGACCACGGAGGAGTCCACAACGGAAGAGTCTACGACTGAAGAATCCACTACTGAGGGGACAGCATCCGAGTCAACAACAGAGGAGTCCACAACGGAAGAGTCTACGACTGAAGAATCCACTACTGAGGTAACAGCATCCGAGTCGACAACGGAAGAGTCTACGACTGAAGAATCCACTACTGAGGTAACAGCATCC GAGTCCACAACGGAAGAGTCTACGACTGAAGAATCCACTACTGAGGTAACAGCATCCGAGTCGACAACGGAAGAGTCTACGACTGAAGAATCCACTACTGAGGTAACAGCATCCGAGTCGACAACGGAGGAGTCCACAACGGAAGAGTCTACGACTGAAGAATCCACTACTGAGGTAACAGCATCCGATTCGACCACGGAGGAGTCCACAACGGAAGAGTCTACGACTGAAGAATCCACTACTGAGGGGACAGCATCCGAGTCAACAACAGAGGAGTCCACAACAGAAGAGTCTACGACGGAAGAACCAACTACAGAGGTGACGGCAGCCGAGTCGACAACAGAACGATCTGAATCCTCAACGCAATCGGACACCACAACGGAGTCGATCACATTATCTACGATTGAAGTGACTGCCGAAGGAATGACGCTAAGCACAACGCTAGCCCCCGAAACAACGACTCTTTCACAAGTGACATCCAGTACGGAGAAACCACCCGTAACAGGATCTCAGATTGTGACCGAGATATCGAAGGCGTTCGAGAAAATTTCCAGCATTTTCGAAACGCTGGCAAAAATATTTGCTTCTAGCATTAAAAAGAACTAA
- the LOC118513204 gene encoding platelet binding protein GspB-like isoform X2: MSFPRTLFALALSTACYLHVAATFICPRYDSARQLSTLHAMPHSPTGYVTCVGRIKIEAHCPEGGVWSDSDKTCVRHRSTDVVERSRRDTAIETVTTCATVCPQVFDPRRLVIVDHAACTKYNLCVLGLMLSVSCPNDLRFNQERCECDFKENVYCEGEDPATTTIDYGSTTTEVSTTEEYTTEVTASESTTEESTTEESTTEVTASESTTEESTTEESTTEESTTEVTASESTTEESTTEESTNEASTTEVTASESTTEESTTEESTTEVTASESTTEESTTEESTTEVTASESKTEESTTGESTTEESTTEVTTSEPTTEESTTEESTTEVTASESTTEESTTEVTASESTTEESTTEESTTEESTTEGTASESTTEESTTEESTTEESTTEVTASESTTEESTTEESTTEVTASDSTTEESTTEESTTEESTTEVTASDSTTEESTTEESTTEESTTEGTASESTTEESTTEESTTEESTTEVTASESTTEESTTEESTTEVTASESTTEESTTEESTTEVTTSEPTTEESTTEESTTEESTTEVTASESTTEESTTEESTTEESTTEVTASESTTEESTTEESTNEASTTEVTASESTTEESTTEESTTEVTTSEPTTEESTTEESTTEESTTEVTASESTTEESTTEESTNEASTTEVTASESTTEESTTEESTTEVTTSEPTTEESTTEESTTEESTTEVTASESTTEESTTEESTTEESTTEVTASESTTEESTTEESTNEASTTEVTASESTTEESTTEESTTEVTTSEPTTEEATSEESTTEESTTEVTASESTTEESTTEESTTEVTASDSTTEESTTEESTNEASTTEVTASESTTEESTTEESTTEVTTSEPTTEESTTEESTTEESTTEVTASESTTEESTTEESTTEESTTEVTASESTTEESTTEESTTEESTTEVTASESTTEESTTEESTTEVTTSEPTTEEATSEESTTEESTTEVTASESTTEESTTEESTTEVTASESKTEESTTGESTTEESTTEVTTSEPTTEESTTEESTTEVTASESTTEESTTEVTASESTTEESTTEESTTEESTTEGTASESTTEESTTEESTTEESTTEGTASESTTEESTTEESTTEESTTEVTASESTTEESTTEESTTEVTASESKTEESTTGESTTEESTTEVTTSEPTTEESTTEESTTEVTASESTTEESTTEVTASESTTEESTTEESTTEESTTEGTASESTTEESTTEESTTEESTTEVTASESTTEESTTEESTTEVTASDSTTEESTTEESTTEESTTEVTASDSTTEESTTEESTTEESTTEGTASESTTEESTTEESTTEESTTEVTASESTTEESTTEESTTEVTASESTTEESTTEESTTEVTASESTTEESTTEESTTEVTASESTTEESTTEESTTEESTTEVTASDSTTEESTTEESTTEESTTEGTASESTTEESTTEESTTEEPTTEVTAAESTTERSESSTQSDTTTESITLSTIEVTAEGMTLSTTLAPETTTLSQVTSSTEKPPVTGSQIVTEISKAFEKISSIFETLAKIFASSIKKN, translated from the exons ATGAGTTTCCCACGGACATTGTTCGCGTTAGCGTTGAGCACTGCATGCTATCTGCATGTAGCTGCCACTTTCATCTGCCCAAGGTATGACAGTGCCAGACAGTTGTCTACGCTGCATGCAATGCCTCACAGTCCGACGGGTTATGTGACCTGTGTTGGGAGAATCAAAATTGAAGCACATTGTCCTGAGGGTGGTGTGTGGAGCGATAGTGATAAAACCTGCGTCCGACATCGCTCAACGGACGTTGTTGAACGATCGAGACGAGACACTGCAATAGAGACAGTGACCACCTGTGCCACAGTTTGTCCGCAAGTGTTTGATCCACGCAGGCTTGTGATAGTGGATCATGCTGCGTGTACGAAGTATAATCTGTGCGTGCTTGGGCTGATGTTGTCAGTGTCGTGTCCGAACGACTTGCGTTTCAATCAGGAACGATGTGAGTGTGATTTTAAGGAGAATGTGTACTGTGAAGGTGAAGATCCAGCGACCACAACAATCGATTACGGTTCGACGACAACAGAGGTGAGCACAACGGAAGAATACACTACTGAGGTTACTGCATCCGAGTCGACAACGGAAGAGTCGACGACAGAAGAATCCACTACTGAGGTGACAGCATCCGAGTCGACAACGGAGGAGTCCACAACGGAAGAGTCTACGACTGAAGAATCAACTACTGAGGTGACAGCATCCGAGTCAACAACGGAGGAGTCCACAACAGAAGAGTCTACGAATGAAGCATCCACTACTGAGGTGACAGCTTCCGAGTCAACAACGGAAGAGTCGACGACTGAAGAATCCACAACTGAG GTGACAGCTTCCGAGTCAACAACGGAAGAGTCGACGACAGAGGAATCCACCACTGAGGTCACTGCATCCGAGTCAAAAACGGAGGAGTCCACAACGGGAGAGTCGACGACTGAGGAATCCACAACTGAGGTTACTACATCCGAGCCAACAACGGAAGAGTCGACGACAGAGGAATCCACAACTGAGGTTACAGCATCCGAGTCGACAACGGAAGAATCTACTACTGAGGTAACAGCATCCGAGTCCACGACGGAAGAGTCCACAACGGAAGAGTCTACGACTGAAGAATCCACTACTGAGGGGACAGCATCCGAGTCAACAACAGAGGAGTCCACAACGGAAGAGTCTACGACTGAAGAATCAACTACTGAGGTGACAGCTTCCGAGTCGACAACGGAAGAGTCTACGACTGAAGAATCCACTACTGAGGTAACAGCATCCGATTCGACAACGGAGGAGTCCACAACGGAAGAGTCTACGACTGAAGAATCCACTACTGAGGTAACAGCATCCGATTCGACCACGGAGGAGTCCACAACGGAAGAGTCTACGACTGAAGAATCCACTACTGAGGGGACAGCATCCGAGTCAACAACAGAGGAGTCCACAACGGAAGAGTCTACGACTGAAGAATCCACTACTGAGGTAACAGCATCCGAGTCGACAACGGAAGAGTCTACGACTGAAGAATCCACTACTGAG GTGACAGCTTCCGAGTCAACAACGGAAGAGTCGACGACTGAAGAATCCACAACTGAGGTTACTACATCCGAGCCAACAACGGAAGAGTCCACAACGGAAGAGTCTACGACTGAAGAATCAACTACTGAGGTGACAGCATCCGAGTCAACAACGGAGGAGTCCACAACGGAAGAGTCTACGACTGAAGAATCAACTACTGAGGTGACAGCATCCGAGTCAACAACGGAGGAGTCCACAACGGAAGAGTCTACGAATGAAGCATCCACTACTGAGGTGACAGCTTCCGAGTCAACAACGGAAGAGTCGACGACTGAAGAATCCACAACTGAGGTTACTACATCCGAGCCAACAACGGAAGAGTCCACAACGGAAGAGTCTACGACTGAAGAATCAACTACTGAG GTAACAGCATCCGAGTCAACAACGGAGGAGTCCACAACAGAAGAGTCTACGAATGAAGCATCCACTACTGAGGTGACAGCTTCCGAGTCAACAACGGAAGAGTCGACGACTGAAGAATCCACAACTGAGGTTACTACATCCGAGCCAACAACGGAAGAGTCCACAACGGAAGAGTCTACGACTGAAGAATCAACTACTGAGGTGACAGCATCCGAGTCAACAACGGAGGAGTCCACAACGGAAGAGTCTACGACTGAAGAATCAACTACTGAGGTGACAGCATCCGAGTCAACAACGGAGGAGTCCACAACAGAAGAGTCTACGAATGAAGCATCCACTACTGAGGTGACAGCTTCCGAGTCAACAACGGAAGAGTCGACGACTGAAGAATCCACAACTGAGGTTACTACATCCGAGCCAACAACGGAAGAAGCCACTTCTGAAGAGTCTACGACTGAAGAATCCACTACTGAGGTGACAGCTTCCGAGTCAACAACGGAAGAGTCGACGACAGAGGAATCCACCACTGAGGTCACTGCATCCGATTCGACCACGGAGGAGTCCACAACAGAAGAGTCTACGAATGAAGCATCCACTACTGAGGTGACAGCTTCCGAGTCAACAACGGAAGAGTCGACGACTGAAGAATCCACAACTGAGGTTACTACATCCGAGCCAACAACGGAAGAGTCCACAACGGAAGAGTCTACGACTGAAGAATCAACTACTGAGGTGACAGCATCCGAGTCAACAACGGAGGAGTCCACAACGGAAGAGTCTACGACTGAAGAATCAACTACTGAGGTGACAGCATCCGAGTCAACAACGGAGGAGTCCACAACGGAAGAGTCTACGACTGAAGAATCAACTACTGAGGTGACAGCTTCCGAGTCAACAACGGAAGAGTCGACGACTGAAGAATCCACAACTGAGGTTACTACATCCGAGCCAACAACGGAAGAAGCCACTTCTGAAGAGTCTACGACTGAAGAATCCACTACTGAGGTGACAGCTTCCGAGTCAACAACGGAAGAGTCGACGACAGAGGAATCCACCACTGAGGTCACTGCATCCGAGTCAAAAACGGAGGAGTCCACAACGGGAGAGTCGACGACTGAGGAATCCACAACTGAGGTTACTACATCCGAGCCAACAACGGAAGAGTCGACGACAGAGGAATCCACAACTGAGGTTACAGCATCCGAGTCGACAACGGAAGAATCTACTACTGAGGTAACAGCATCCGAGTCCACGACGGAAGAGTCCACAACGGAAGAGTCTACGACTGAAGAATCCACTACTGAGGGGACAGCATCCGAGTCAACAACAGAGGAGTCCACAACGGAAGAGTCTACGACTGAAGAATCAACTACTGAG GGGACAGCATCCGAGTCAACAACAGAGGAGTCCACAACGGAAGAGTCTACGACTGAAGAATCCACAACTGAG GTGACAGCTTCCGAGTCAACAACGGAAGAGTCGACGACAGAGGAATCCACCACTGAGGTCACTGCATCCGAGTCAAAAACGGAGGAGTCCACAACGGGAGAGTCGACGACTGAGGAATCCACAACTGAGGTTACTACATCCGAGCCAACAACGGAAGAGTCGACGACAGAGGAATCCACAACTGAGGTTACAGCATCCGAGTCGACAACGGAAGAATCTACTACTGAGGTAACAGCATCCGAGTCCACGACGGAAGAGTCCACAACGGAAGAGTCTACGACTGAAGAATCCACTACTGAGGGGACAGCATCCGAGTCAACAACAGAGGAGTCCACAACGGAAGAGTCTACGACTGAAGAATCCACTACTGAGGTGACAGCTTCCGAGTCGACAACGGAAGAGTCTACGACTGAAGAATCCACTACTGAGGTAACAGCATCCGATTCGACAACGGAGGAGTCCACAACGGAAGAGTCTACGACTGAAGAATCCACTACTGAGGTAACAGCATCCGATTCGACCACGGAGGAGTCCACAACGGAAGAGTCTACGACTGAAGAATCCACTACTGAGGGGACAGCATCCGAGTCAACAACAGAGGAGTCCACAACGGAAGAGTCTACGACTGAAGAATCCACTACTGAGGTAACAGCATCCGAGTCGACAACGGAAGAGTCTACGACTGAAGAATCCACTACTGAGGTAACAGCATCC GAGTCCACAACGGAAGAGTCTACGACTGAAGAATCCACTACTGAGGTAACAGCATCCGAGTCGACAACGGAAGAGTCTACGACTGAAGAATCCACTACTGAGGTAACAGCATCCGAGTCGACAACGGAGGAGTCCACAACGGAAGAGTCTACGACTGAAGAATCCACTACTGAGGTAACAGCATCCGATTCGACCACGGAGGAGTCCACAACGGAAGAGTCTACGACTGAAGAATCCACTACTGAGGGGACAGCATCCGAGTCAACAACAGAGGAGTCCACAACAGAAGAGTCTACGACGGAAGAACCAACTACAGAGGTGACGGCAGCCGAGTCGACAACAGAACGATCTGAATCCTCAACGCAATCGGACACCACAACGGAGTCGATCACATTATCTACGATTGAAGTGACTGCCGAAGGAATGACGCTAAGCACAACGCTAGCCCCCGAAACAACGACTCTTTCACAAGTGACATCCAGTACGGAGAAACCACCCGTAACAGGATCTCAGATTGTGACCGAGATATCGAAGGCGTTCGAGAAAATTTCCAGCATTTTCGAAACGCTGGCAAAAATATTTGCTTCTAGCATTAAAAAGAACTAA